The DNA sequence AAGCGGCCCGCATCGGGGAAGGTGGGCACGCCCTCGAACACCAGGGTGGTGGCGCCGTTCAGCAGCGGACCGTAGATGATGTAGCTGTGACCGGTGATCCAGCCCACATCGGCCGTACACCAGTACACGTCGCTCTCCTCGTATTGGAACACGTTGCGGAAGCTGTAGTCCGTGTACACCATGTAGCCGCCGCAGGTGTGCACCACGCCCTTGGGTTTGCCTGTGCTGCCGCTGGTGTAGAGGATGAAGAGCGGGTCCTCCGCGTCCATGATCTCGGCAGGGCAGTGCTTGTCCACATGGGGTAGTTCCTCGTGCAGCCACACATCGCGGCCTTCCACCATGTTCACGCTCCAGCCCAGGCGCTCGGTCACGATCACCTTCTGCACGGTGGGGCAGGTCTCCAGCGCCTCGTCCACCACGCGCTTCACGGGGATCTGCTTGTGCCCGCGGTTCAGGCCGTCGCTCGTCAGCACCATCGTGGCCTCGGCATCCTGGATGCGGTCGCTCAGGCTCTGTGCACTGAAGCCGCAGAACACCACGCTGTGGATGGCCCCGATGCGCGCGCAGGCCAGCGTGGCGATCACCAGCTCGGGCACCATCGGCATGTAGATGCAGATGCGGTCGCCTTTTTTCGCACCGTTCCGCTTCAGCACGTTGGCGTACTGGCACACCTGCTCATGCAGTTCGCGGTACGTGAGGCGCACGAAGCGTTCCTTCGGGTCGTTCGGCTCCCAGATGATCGCCAGCTTGTTGCCGCGTTGCTTGAGGTGGCGGTCCAGGCAGTTCTCGGTGATGTTCAGCTTGCCACCGATGAACCACTTCACGTTGGGCGTTTCGAAGTCCCATTCGAGGACCTTGTCCCAGTGGGTGTGCCAGGTGAAGCCGGAGGCGATCTCATCCCAGAATCCTTCCGGGTCACGGATGGCTTCGGTGCAGGCGTCGTCGTATTCGGTTCGGGTGCGGATGCGGTTCAGGGCCATGCAGGAAAAGTAGCATGCGGTCGGGGAATGAGGCGGCGACGTGGAGGACGCGGGAGGCCGTCGCAG is a window from the Flavobacteriales bacterium genome containing:
- the acs gene encoding acetate--CoA ligase, whose translation is MALNRIRTRTEYDDACTEAIRDPEGFWDEIASGFTWHTHWDKVLEWDFETPNVKWFIGGKLNITENCLDRHLKQRGNKLAIIWEPNDPKERFVRLTYRELHEQVCQYANVLKRNGAKKGDRICIYMPMVPELVIATLACARIGAIHSVVFCGFSAQSLSDRIQDAEATMVLTSDGLNRGHKQIPVKRVVDEALETCPTVQKVIVTERLGWSVNMVEGRDVWLHEELPHVDKHCPAEIMDAEDPLFILYTSGSTGKPKGVVHTCGGYMVYTDYSFRNVFQYEESDVYWCTADVGWITGHSYIIYGPLLNGATTLVFEGVPTFPDAGRFWQVIDKHGVNIFYTAPTAIRSLMAAGLDHVLAYSLDSLRVIGSVGEPINEEAWNWYKIHVGKDRCPIVDTWWQTETGGILISTMAGVNDEKPAHAAWPLPGVQPVLLTPEGKEITENEVEGLLCMKFPWPSILRTTWGDHERCRQTYFSSYKGYYFTGDGAKRDADGRYRIIGRVDDVINVSGHRFGTAEIENAINQAKGVVESAVVGYPHDIKGQGIYAYVVCEKPIPTDDAIAVENMRGEVIEAVVAGIGRIAKPDKIQFVSGLPKTRSGKIMRRILRKVAENELGSLGDTSTLLDPAVVEEIKGGRV